A window of Nodularia sp. LEGE 06071 contains these coding sequences:
- the nifJ gene encoding pyruvate:ferredoxin (flavodoxin) oxidoreductase encodes MNKTFATIDGNEAVARVAYKLNEVIAIYPITPSSAMGEWADTWSAANQPNLWNTIPSVVQMQSEGGAAAAVHGALQTGSLSTTFTASQGLLLMIPNLYKIAGELTSAVVHVAARSLATHALSIFGDHSDVMASRATGFALLCSASVQESHDFALISQAATLETRVSFMHFFDGFRTSHEVQKIKLLSDDQLRSLINENLILAHRDRALTPDRPLLRGTAQNPDVYFQGREAANSYYNATPAIVQRLMDEFGEITGRHYQIYEYHGATDAERVIILMGSGCETVHETVDYLNTQGEKVGVVKVRLYRPFDVERFIAVLPNSVQAIAVLDRTKEPGSIGEPLYLDVVAAIHEANPKDALYETLRERGLANAALSKIQNLKSVVGGRYGLSSKEFTPAMVKSIFNHLAQAQPRNHFTIGINDDITHTSLSFDPNFSTEPDNVIRAMFYGLGSDGTVGANKNSIKIIGEETDNYAQGYFVYDSKKSGSMTVSHLRFGPQPIRSTYLINQANFIGCHHWGFLERIDILKAAISGATLLLNSPHDADTVWEYLPPKVQQQIIEKKLKFFVINANQVARESGMGGRINTIMQVCFFALAGVLPQAEAITKIKKAIEKTYGKKGAEVVQKNLQAVDNTLTNLHKVDIPQTSQKSKVKSQKSQLLDSAPEFVRDVLSEIMVWHGDDLPVSALPADGTFPTGTAKWEKRNVAEEIPVWEPDVCVQCGKCVMVCPHAAIRAKAYQPDELINAPTSFKSVNTKDKSFSNQKFTIQVAPEDCTGCAICVDICPAKNKSQPSQKAINMAQQLPLREQERQNWDFFLSLPNPDRRQLKLNQIRQQQLQEPLFEFSGACAGCGETPYLKLLTQLFGDRSVIANATGCSSIYGGNLPTTPWTTNTEGRGPAWSNSLFEDNAEFGFGYRLSLDKQAEFAAELLQTLGSREWGVGSGDISDELVKSILNAEQKSEADIWEQRERVKLLKQQLDKILTSEPNLKSQIQNLKSIADYLVKKSVWIVGGDGWAYDIDFGGIDHVIASGRNVNILVMDTEVYSNTGGQSSKATPKAAVAKFAASGKPAPKKDLGLMAMTYGNVYVASVALGAKDEHTLKAFLEAEAFDGPSLIIAYSHCIAHGINMTTGMKHQQSLVESGRWLLYRHNPELQNQGKNPLQLDMRSPTQTVEQSMYQENRFKMLTKSKPEVAKHLLAQAQAEVDARWQMYQYFAQK; translated from the coding sequence ATGAACAAAACCTTTGCAACCATTGACGGGAATGAAGCTGTCGCCCGTGTTGCTTACAAATTAAATGAAGTAATTGCCATATATCCTATCACCCCCTCTTCAGCAATGGGTGAATGGGCAGATACTTGGTCAGCCGCAAATCAGCCCAACCTGTGGAATACAATACCCAGCGTTGTCCAGATGCAAAGTGAAGGAGGCGCTGCTGCTGCGGTACATGGCGCATTACAAACCGGTTCCCTGAGTACCACCTTCACAGCGTCCCAGGGGTTATTGTTGATGATTCCCAACCTCTACAAAATCGCCGGTGAACTAACTAGCGCCGTGGTTCATGTCGCCGCCCGTTCTCTAGCTACTCACGCCTTATCGATTTTCGGTGATCATAGTGATGTCATGGCATCCCGTGCTACAGGGTTTGCGTTGCTGTGTTCCGCTTCAGTCCAGGAAAGCCATGATTTTGCGCTGATTTCCCAAGCTGCTACTCTAGAAACTCGTGTATCATTTATGCACTTCTTTGATGGCTTTAGAACATCACATGAAGTCCAAAAAATCAAGTTATTGTCGGATGATCAATTGCGATCGCTTATCAATGAAAATCTAATTTTAGCTCATCGCGATCGCGCCCTCACTCCAGACCGTCCCCTCTTGCGGGGAACAGCCCAAAATCCTGATGTTTACTTCCAAGGACGTGAAGCGGCTAACTCCTACTACAACGCCACTCCCGCCATAGTCCAACGCCTCATGGATGAATTTGGGGAAATTACAGGGAGACATTACCAAATCTATGAATACCACGGCGCTACTGATGCCGAAAGGGTGATTATTCTCATGGGTTCCGGCTGTGAAACCGTCCACGAAACAGTCGATTATCTCAACACCCAAGGGGAAAAGGTGGGAGTGGTGAAAGTGCGACTCTATCGCCCCTTTGACGTAGAAAGATTTATTGCAGTCTTACCAAACAGTGTACAGGCGATCGCCGTTCTTGACCGCACCAAAGAACCAGGAAGCATCGGCGAACCCTTGTATTTAGATGTAGTCGCTGCTATTCATGAAGCAAATCCAAAAGACGCTCTCTACGAGACGCTGCGCGAACGCGGACTCGCTAACGCTGCGCTATCCAAAATCCAAAATCTAAAATCGGTTGTTGGTGGGCGTTATGGTCTTTCCTCCAAGGAATTCACCCCAGCAATGGTAAAAAGCATCTTTAATCATCTTGCCCAAGCACAACCGCGAAATCACTTTACTATCGGTATTAATGACGACATTACTCACACATCCCTCAGCTTTGACCCCAACTTTTCCACCGAACCAGATAACGTAATTCGGGCAATGTTCTATGGGTTAGGTTCCGATGGGACAGTGGGTGCTAATAAAAACTCGATTAAAATTATTGGCGAAGAAACCGACAATTACGCCCAAGGTTACTTTGTCTACGACTCCAAAAAATCTGGTTCAATGACAGTCTCTCACCTGCGCTTCGGTCCCCAGCCAATTCGTTCAACTTACCTGATTAATCAAGCTAACTTTATTGGTTGTCATCATTGGGGATTTCTAGAACGCATAGATATTTTGAAAGCGGCGATTTCTGGGGCCACTTTACTGTTAAATAGTCCTCATGATGCGGATACCGTCTGGGAATATTTACCCCCAAAAGTACAGCAACAAATTATCGAGAAAAAACTGAAATTCTTTGTAATTAATGCTAACCAAGTCGCCCGTGAAAGTGGTATGGGTGGCAGAATTAACACTATTATGCAGGTGTGCTTTTTCGCTTTAGCAGGTGTTTTACCGCAAGCAGAAGCAATTACCAAAATTAAAAAAGCCATTGAAAAGACTTACGGTAAGAAAGGTGCAGAAGTTGTCCAGAAAAACTTGCAAGCAGTAGACAACACCCTGACTAACTTGCATAAAGTAGACATCCCACAAACAAGTCAAAAGTCAAAAGTCAAAAGTCAAAAGTCACAACTATTAGATAGTGCGCCGGAATTTGTGCGGGATGTCCTCAGTGAAATTATGGTATGGCATGGTGATGATTTACCCGTGAGTGCATTACCAGCCGATGGCACATTTCCCACAGGGACAGCGAAATGGGAAAAACGTAATGTTGCAGAAGAGATACCTGTATGGGAACCGGATGTCTGCGTTCAGTGTGGTAAGTGCGTCATGGTTTGTCCCCACGCTGCTATCCGCGCTAAGGCTTATCAACCAGATGAGTTAATCAATGCACCGACTAGCTTTAAATCAGTTAATACCAAAGATAAGAGTTTTAGCAATCAAAAATTTACGATTCAAGTCGCCCCAGAAGATTGTACAGGATGCGCTATCTGTGTAGATATTTGCCCGGCTAAAAATAAATCTCAGCCTTCGCAGAAAGCCATTAACATGGCGCAGCAGCTACCTTTGCGGGAACAAGAACGCCAAAACTGGGATTTCTTCTTGAGTTTACCCAATCCTGACCGACGACAGTTAAAACTCAACCAAATTCGCCAACAACAACTGCAAGAACCATTATTTGAATTTTCCGGTGCTTGTGCTGGTTGTGGAGAGACACCTTACTTAAAATTATTAACACAATTATTTGGCGATCGCTCTGTCATTGCCAATGCGACAGGTTGTTCTTCAATTTATGGCGGTAACCTCCCCACCACCCCTTGGACAACCAACACCGAAGGAAGAGGTCCCGCATGGTCAAATAGTTTATTTGAAGATAACGCCGAATTTGGTTTTGGCTATCGTTTATCCCTGGATAAACAAGCTGAGTTTGCGGCGGAATTATTGCAAACATTGGGGAGTAGGGAGTGGGGAGTAGGGAGTGGGGATATTTCTGATGAGTTGGTAAAATCTATCCTGAATGCTGAACAAAAATCTGAAGCCGATATCTGGGAACAACGGGAAAGGGTAAAATTACTCAAACAACAGTTAGATAAAATACTCACTTCTGAACCCAATCTAAAATCCCAAATCCAAAATTTAAAATCGATTGCTGATTATTTAGTGAAGAAAAGCGTCTGGATTGTCGGTGGTGACGGCTGGGCGTATGATATTGACTTTGGCGGTATTGACCATGTAATAGCCAGTGGTCGCAATGTGAATATCTTAGTCATGGATACAGAAGTATATTCTAATACGGGCGGTCAATCATCCAAAGCCACACCCAAAGCAGCAGTGGCGAAATTTGCCGCTAGTGGTAAACCCGCACCCAAGAAAGATTTAGGTTTAATGGCTATGACCTACGGAAATGTTTACGTAGCCAGTGTAGCTTTGGGTGCAAAAGATGAACATACCCTGAAGGCATTTTTGGAAGCTGAGGCTTTTGATGGACCTTCATTGATTATTGCTTACAGCCACTGCATCGCCCACGGTATCAACATGACTACAGGCATGAAACATCAGCAATCTCTGGTAGAATCAGGACGTTGGTTGTTGTATCGCCATAATCCAGAGTTACAAAATCAAGGTAAAAATCCTTTGCAATTGGATATGCGATCGCCTACGCAAACAGTAGAACAATCGATGTATCAAGAAAATCGCTTCAAGATGTTGACTAAGAGTAAGCCGGAAGTTGCTAAACATCTGTTAGCACAAGCGCAAGCTGAGGTGGATGCACGTTGGCAGATGTATCAATATTTTGCACAAAAGTAA
- a CDS encoding DUF3368 domain-containing protein has product MPIVSNTSPITNLAAIGKLDLLEQLYGKIIIPSAVFQELTAWGDSIPGAKEVKTLNWIQVQPINDNSLVESLKTKLDPGESSAITLALELNAEWLIIDEQLGRKIAVGYGLKITGILGILIEAKRQGLIPLVKPSLDDLIHTAKFWVNPSLYNRILSIVGES; this is encoded by the coding sequence ATGCCAATAGTTAGCAATACCTCACCTATTACTAATTTAGCTGCTATAGGCAAACTTGATTTATTAGAACAACTTTATGGAAAAATTATTATCCCATCAGCAGTTTTTCAAGAATTAACCGCATGGGGAGATTCTATACCAGGAGCTAAAGAAGTCAAGACATTGAATTGGATTCAAGTTCAACCAATAAATGATAATAGTTTAGTAGAATCATTAAAAACTAAATTAGATCCAGGTGAGTCTTCAGCAATCACTTTAGCCTTAGAATTAAACGCAGAGTGGTTGATTATCGATGAACAACTAGGCAGAAAAATAGCAGTTGGATACGGCTTAAAAATTACTGGGATTTTAGGTATTTTGATTGAGGCAAAACGTCAGGGATTAATTCCATTAGTCAAACCCAGCCTTGATGATTTAATCCATACAGCTAAATTTTGGGTTAATCCGTCTCTCTACAATCGTATTTTATCAATTGTTGGAGAATCATGA
- a CDS encoding UPF0175 family protein, with protein MSLVISDEIVQASGLSEQELMLELIILLFQKNNISIGKASQLAQMPLLQFQNELAQRNITIHYDESDLEVDLQNLGMIE; from the coding sequence ATGAGTTTAGTCATTTCTGATGAGATTGTGCAAGCAAGTGGATTATCAGAACAAGAATTAATGTTAGAATTGATTATTCTGTTATTCCAAAAAAATAATATTAGTATTGGTAAAGCATCGCAACTGGCTCAAATGCCTTTATTGCAATTTCAAAATGAATTAGCTCAGAGAAATATTACTATTCATTATGATGAAAGTGACTTGGAAGTTGATTTACAAAATTTGGGTATGATTGAATAA
- a CDS encoding putative toxin-antitoxin system toxin component, PIN family has translation MDELRFVIDTNILVSAILIKSSIPDMAFKKAKSLGIILFSNATFQEIQEIFNRSKLDKYISMSIRTQFLAKFKFESEEIEINQIIKECRDPKDDKFLEVAINGNATHIITGDKDLLELHPFRGVDIITATQFLEIFSD, from the coding sequence ATGGATGAATTACGGTTTGTTATCGATACAAACATTTTAGTTAGTGCCATCTTGATTAAGTCATCTATTCCAGATATGGCATTTAAAAAAGCCAAAAGCTTAGGAATAATTTTGTTTTCAAATGCGACTTTTCAAGAAATACAAGAAATTTTCAATCGTTCAAAATTAGATAAATATATTTCTATGAGTATTCGTACTCAATTTTTAGCTAAATTCAAATTTGAATCAGAAGAAATTGAAATAAATCAGATCATCAAAGAGTGTAGAGATCCAAAAGATGACAAATTTCTTGAGGTTGCTATTAATGGTAATGCAACTCATATCATTACAGGAGATAAAGATTTATTAGAACTTCATCCCTTTAGAGGAGTTGATATTATTACAGCTACGCAATTTTTAGAAATTTTTTCAGATTGA
- a CDS encoding YncE family protein, which yields MELKLGKVYIQDYVVNELSKLYTLDLATGKASLVGEIVTEVSDIAFLGNELYGLDAEGDKTTLIKIDFNTGDAVSIGNIGFATVGLAYNHQRQTLYATTAKQLITIDIKTGKGKPDFTVADKDHNCGEVAFDAEGKAYITLIGYDKKKFLATCNLDTGKVNIIGDIGFPDVASIEFVDGILYGVTGNFFQLGKDGQLIRIDIKTGKGTLIAMTDPIGRWAGMAIYAHKTAGVSVTTSKLKPGKKSENIKVSQVSQVTKSSKKEELMSTLTIDTKTNCYVIDASQMNHLQDQVASAFTFQKGTFEIRITGGQYTYSKTRTTGEPFVLLWIYGDNNTTFINKNTGFEVGATWTTLNGYNDKLTIEVKERTVLNALFFDFSNEDNGGSIDLLITSTKPFFNPVSLTVDSKNNCYLLDEHYLSSISQSGNNLIELNPGNYRIKIREGNASYWSDNKKFDVEPWAIILVKGGKFITKLTGIEVEETWVSLNGFKDEVVLEIKEKTTLTGLFIDTYKEDNEGEIILAIEPVQAAEITERYQQQGTTVINESRTSVTAQNVSSSQSSSQSSSASTQTSVAAFQNSGTSTQFTFRLNEEEFKKKWEEQLQQINASIKVVDKADVALEAKYWDQLEQWLLKNYEKHFKNLSVEVAKVRFSMDAYQQQIEFSLNQHLQGWSSYLERMLEEKINVEISTRVNQQITQYVDQIFEQRVRNVVVNRQEISQIVNQQIDSIFEQNIRNNIGFLTQNIINNNTELNQYVSQQIGQNFEQNIRNNINLLTQSIVNNNTELNQYVDQKIDQSFDQNIQNHIQVITQNIINNNEVFNQYFEQHLEQVVNNNTEVNHNIVNIVANSTEINDKLEHIRNEWKQSFIGLVSERVNELINVFGEREEFNQLITQKITENNTAINEYVSQQIDHTYEQKLHSYVTLITQNIINNNETLNQYVDQRLQTNVTNNNIVIQQIFNNEQMTQKIQNLLVENSQIHQKIENVVINSAEINNKILNFVVNSNEINNKISNVYKDIDVKVDNLRNEWNQSFITLVGQYVDELINIIGDRESFNLRVANMINIKVDELLNQILRIRNELTVIINNSDRHLYEWTLGELMAIKGCLTDRQTLVEQLVTFSSELRTKLDSTVCVDINTFQPFKPLSANPAQFAPMQPPQLPETK from the coding sequence ATGGAACTTAAGCTAGGTAAAGTTTATATCCAAGATTATGTAGTCAATGAATTAAGCAAGCTTTACACTCTAGATTTAGCCACAGGTAAAGCTAGTTTAGTTGGCGAGATAGTTACAGAAGTATCTGACATTGCTTTTCTAGGGAATGAACTATACGGACTAGATGCAGAAGGCGATAAAACAACATTAATCAAAATAGACTTCAATACAGGGGATGCAGTCTCAATTGGTAATATTGGCTTTGCCACAGTAGGTTTAGCATACAATCACCAGCGTCAGACACTGTACGCTACAACTGCTAAACAACTGATTACCATTGATATCAAAACCGGAAAAGGTAAGCCAGACTTCACAGTCGCCGATAAAGACCACAACTGCGGTGAAGTTGCTTTTGATGCAGAGGGTAAAGCTTACATAACATTGATTGGTTACGACAAGAAGAAGTTCTTAGCAACCTGCAACCTAGATACAGGCAAGGTCAATATTATTGGTGATATAGGCTTTCCCGATGTTGCCAGTATTGAATTTGTAGATGGAATACTATATGGAGTCACAGGCAATTTCTTCCAATTAGGTAAAGATGGTCAGTTAATCCGGATAGATATCAAAACCGGTAAAGGAACCTTAATAGCCATGACTGATCCTATCGGTCGTTGGGCAGGTATGGCTATTTATGCACATAAAACAGCAGGAGTAAGCGTAACTACTTCAAAATTAAAACCAGGCAAAAAATCAGAAAATATCAAGGTTTCTCAAGTATCCCAAGTCACTAAATCTAGCAAAAAAGAGGAATTGATGAGTACTTTAACAATCGATACAAAAACAAATTGTTATGTTATTGATGCTAGTCAAATGAATCATTTGCAAGATCAAGTTGCAAGTGCTTTTACCTTTCAAAAAGGTACTTTTGAAATCAGAATTACTGGAGGTCAGTATACCTATAGTAAGACAAGAACCACAGGAGAGCCTTTTGTTTTACTATGGATATACGGCGATAACAACACTACTTTTATCAACAAAAATACAGGGTTTGAAGTAGGTGCTACCTGGACAACTTTAAATGGATATAACGATAAATTGACAATAGAAGTCAAAGAAAGAACAGTTCTTAATGCCTTGTTCTTCGATTTTAGCAATGAAGATAATGGCGGTTCAATTGACTTGTTAATTACCAGCACTAAGCCATTTTTTAATCCTGTAAGTTTAACAGTAGATAGTAAAAATAATTGTTATTTACTAGATGAACACTATTTATCTAGTATTAGCCAATCAGGAAATAACCTCATTGAATTGAACCCTGGTAATTATCGAATTAAAATTCGTGAAGGTAATGCCAGTTATTGGTCAGATAACAAAAAATTTGATGTAGAACCTTGGGCTATTATTTTAGTCAAAGGCGGCAAATTTATTACAAAACTGACTGGTATTGAAGTTGAAGAAACTTGGGTTTCGTTAAACGGTTTCAAAGATGAAGTAGTTTTAGAAATCAAAGAAAAAACTACATTAACCGGGTTATTTATTGATACCTACAAAGAAGATAATGAAGGAGAAATTATTTTGGCAATAGAGCCAGTACAGGCAGCCGAAATAACTGAAAGATATCAACAGCAAGGAACAACTGTTATCAACGAATCTCGCACCAGTGTCACTGCTCAGAATGTCAGCAGTAGTCAAAGTAGTAGTCAAAGTAGTAGTGCATCTACCCAAACTAGTGTAGCAGCATTTCAAAATAGTGGTACTTCTACACAATTCACCTTCCGTCTTAATGAAGAAGAATTTAAGAAAAAGTGGGAGGAACAGTTACAGCAGATTAATGCTTCTATCAAAGTAGTAGATAAAGCCGATGTCGCTCTAGAAGCTAAGTACTGGGATCAACTGGAACAATGGTTGCTGAAAAACTACGAAAAGCACTTCAAGAACCTATCTGTAGAAGTTGCGAAAGTTAGATTTTCAATGGATGCTTATCAACAGCAAATAGAGTTTAGCTTAAACCAGCATCTACAAGGTTGGTCTAGTTATCTAGAGCGGATGCTGGAAGAGAAGATTAACGTTGAAATATCAACTAGAGTTAACCAGCAAATTACCCAATACGTAGACCAAATCTTTGAACAAAGAGTACGTAACGTTGTTGTTAATCGTCAAGAAATTAGCCAAATTGTCAATCAGCAAATTGATAGCATATTTGAGCAAAATATCCGCAACAACATTGGTTTCCTGACTCAGAATATCATCAATAACAACACTGAGCTAAATCAGTATGTGAGTCAGCAAATCGGACAAAACTTTGAGCAGAACATTCGTAACAACATCAATCTGCTAACCCAAAGCATCGTCAATAACAATACTGAGCTAAATCAGTATGTTGACCAGAAGATTGATCAGAGCTTTGATCAAAATATCCAAAATCACATTCAAGTGATTACCCAAAACATCATCAATAATAACGAAGTCTTCAACCAATACTTTGAGCAACACTTAGAACAGGTTGTTAACAACAACACAGAAGTTAATCACAATATTGTAAATATCGTCGCCAACAGTACTGAAATTAACGACAAACTAGAACACATCCGTAATGAATGGAAACAATCATTCATCGGTTTAGTGTCAGAGCGAGTTAATGAATTGATTAACGTTTTTGGTGAAAGAGAGGAATTTAACCAACTAATTACTCAGAAAATTACTGAGAATAATACAGCAATTAATGAGTACGTAAGTCAGCAAATTGATCATACCTACGAACAAAAATTGCACAGCTATGTCACTCTCATAACTCAAAATATTATCAACAATAACGAGACATTAAATCAGTACGTTGACCAACGCTTACAGACTAATGTAACCAACAACAATATTGTCATTCAGCAAATCTTTAATAATGAGCAAATGACTCAGAAGATTCAAAACCTCTTGGTTGAGAATTCCCAAATTCATCAAAAGATTGAAAATGTTGTCATCAACAGTGCGGAAATTAACAACAAGATTCTCAACTTCGTTGTGAACAGTAATGAAATCAACAACAAGATTAGTAATGTCTACAAAGATATAGATGTTAAAGTTGATAACCTCCGCAATGAGTGGAATCAATCATTTATCACCTTGGTAGGACAATATGTTGATGAACTGATTAATATCATCGGCGATCGCGAGTCATTTAACCTGCGAGTTGCTAACATGATTAACATCAAGGTGGATGAACTGCTCAACCAAATATTGAGAATCAGAAACGAACTAACTGTAATCATTAACAACTCTGATAGACATCTTTATGAGTGGACTTTAGGCGAACTCATGGCTATCAAAGGATGCTTAACAGATCGACAAACTTTAGTAGAACAGTTAGTTACTTTCAGTTCTGAACTAAGAACCAAGTTAGATAGTACTGTTTGTGTAGATATCAACACCTTCCAGCCGTTCAAACCACTTTCAGCGAATCCTGCTCAATTTGCTCCCATGCAACCGCCGCAGTTACCAGAAACAAAATAA